The Maridesulfovibrio salexigens DSM 2638 region GTCAATTCCGCACTTACATTACCTACAAATAGCAGGTCCCATTCTTTCTCTGTTTCGGATGGAACATGGTAGTCCATAACAATAGGCGGAAACCAGAGCAGGCGTGAGTCCTTCAATCTTGGGGTGAAACGGTCCAAGTGGTCTTTCAGGCTGACCAGACAGATATCGAACCCTTGCGCATAAAAAGGATACCAGCTGTGAATGTGGGTATCGATACAGTGAAAAATGGTCAGGCAGGGATAGTTTTCCACCCCGGCCAGCGGCGGGGCAATGGACCGGTCGGCATAAACCACGGCAAAGGGTTCTGTTCCGGTTTTTTCAAGGATGTCCTGCCATGTGAATACCTGTTGCCCCCGGATTGGAATATGGACTGTCTTGTAGCCCAGTTCATCCATTCCGGTCCGGAAAAAGGTATTACCGATCCATGCAATTATTTGGGGTTCTTGCTTACTCACAAGCCGAAAGTAGCAATTTATTCTGTTCTTTGAAAGAGGGGGAAATCAGCAATAGGCGGTTTATTTGAGCATGTTGAACAATGAAGGTTCATCGAGGTCGAGGGATGGGGTGAATTCTACTCCGAAGACTGTGTTATCCTGCCAAACAGTTACGGCTTTCTGGCTGCTGAGAAATCCAATTCTGTCGTTGAAAATACAGCCGCGAATGAAGAGCTCGTCATCCAGTTTTATTTTGTCGGAATCATTTTTCGAATTAATTTTGAATTTCATTCCCTTCTTAGAAATATTGAGGATAGTGATATCGAAATCCCCACCGGAAGTTGCAGCAACGTCACATTGCCGGAAGAAGCTGTTGATGGAGTTCAGCTCAATCCTTGCGTGCTTTCGTCTATCTGATAATGTGTTCATATTCACCTCTTGTGCGGGGGATGCTAAATTTTTAATAACTGCAAGTGAATTATTTTTTTTGTATGGCGGTTTTGAGATGTATTAGGCCTTTTAATCAGCATCCGGGGTTGCTTTTGCGATTAACATTTACAATTCAGAACTATTTTCCCCATTGAAATTGTTTTTACTCTTGGCTAAAGCCGTTAAAAAAGTTAAATGGTTATGCTATAGGAAAGTGTAATAATGCTTTTAATGCGGCCTGAATTTAAGGGGAGGCCGTAACTAATAAAGTCAGGAGAATAAGGTGAGGAAGTTACTCGTTGTTTTTGCATTGATCGGAATGATGCTTTCCGGGTGCGTATACGTAAATATGGATGTTGAGAATAAACCTGTTCCGGGTGCTGATTTCAATGGTTTGAAGACTTTTGCTTTTAAGCAGAAAAGTGACTCAAAGAAGGATCTGGAAGCTATTCTGCTTAATACTGCCAAACTGGAGCTTGAAGCAAAAGGGTTCAGCTATGATCCTGAATCACCGGACTTCATGGTTGTGGTTAATTTCGGTTCCAAGGCTTTCATGGAGCGGGGCGTAACTTACAAACGTGAGACTTACGAGTACGATTACATCAGTAAAACCAATACCGACATCGGGGTGGTTAAAACAGCTGATGCTCCTCGTGTAGACAACACTGTCCGCATCTACCTGATGACTCCCGAGAATGAAGGAATGAAAACTTACCTCTGGCGCGGTATGGCTACAAGTCAGGATCGTGAAGGTCTCGATATTGTAGGTAGATGTCTGGTTAAGGGTGCATTCTCTCAGTTCCCTGCTGCCAGTGGAAAGTTTCGCGAAAAATTAAATGTTAGAGATTGCGAATAGCATAAATCAATAGCACAGATTTTATCCAAGGCCCCCGGAGTTTTTTCGGGGGCCTTTTTGTTTGACTCAACAAAATCTTGTAGCAACCCTTGACTTTGGGGGGGAAGAATGTCATTTCTTCATCACTATATAACAATATTTTTATATATTGAATTTGATTTGTATGCGCCCGCAGGAAACGGAAGACGGTGAGAATCCGTCGCAGGCGCGCTGCTGTAACCGGGTAAATCAAGAAGGATATGGTGTCGGCCCACTGTTGGAAAAACGGGAAGGAGCGGCACTGTGCGTCGAACAGGCCCGGAAGCCAGAAGACGTCCTGCAGGAGCAAGTGTCGGACCTCGCGAACAGGTCTGAAAAGAGGGACAGTAGTCCCGCCGCTAAGCGGACACTTTT contains the following coding sequences:
- a CDS encoding PilZ domain-containing protein, yielding MNTLSDRRKHARIELNSINSFFRQCDVAATSGGDFDITILNISKKGMKFKINSKNDSDKIKLDDELFIRGCIFNDRIGFLSSQKAVTVWQDNTVFGVEFTPSLDLDEPSLFNMLK
- a CDS encoding DUF4136 domain-containing protein → MRKLLVVFALIGMMLSGCVYVNMDVENKPVPGADFNGLKTFAFKQKSDSKKDLEAILLNTAKLELEAKGFSYDPESPDFMVVVNFGSKAFMERGVTYKRETYEYDYISKTNTDIGVVKTADAPRVDNTVRIYLMTPENEGMKTYLWRGMATSQDREGLDIVGRCLVKGAFSQFPAASGKFREKLNVRDCE